In one window of Deinococcus sp. HSC-46F16 DNA:
- a CDS encoding DUF2382 domain-containing protein: protein MTQMNLMRLSDLSRDNMYDNAGVYNPSGNTAYGYNGEKIGTVRDALVDPSSGRIRYLILDVGGWFSSKEVVVPVGDARFDDSGVYFDNLTKDQVRDLEEYRYDQTYTDTSFQQTNERVLRAADTDETAYRERAYRTPDRLQLLEERLVVNKERFRAGAVEIGKHVETRQEQVNVGLQREEVVIERHPVTEARPVEGAVLGAASETVRVDLEAERANVGKQAYVVEEVEIGKRTVTDTQTVTETVGREVLDVNKTGEVRLQDGDTTTSTTMTDTDRNNGRR from the coding sequence ATGACCCAGATGAACCTGATGCGCCTGTCCGACCTGAGCCGCGACAACATGTACGACAACGCGGGCGTCTACAACCCCAGCGGCAACACCGCCTACGGATACAACGGTGAGAAGATCGGCACCGTGCGCGACGCGCTGGTGGACCCCAGCAGCGGCCGCATCCGCTACCTGATCCTGGACGTGGGCGGCTGGTTCTCCTCGAAGGAAGTCGTCGTGCCGGTCGGTGACGCCCGCTTCGACGACAGCGGCGTGTACTTCGACAACCTGACCAAGGACCAGGTCCGCGACCTCGAAGAGTACCGCTACGACCAGACCTACACCGATACCAGCTTCCAGCAGACGAACGAGCGCGTCCTGCGGGCAGCCGACACCGACGAGACCGCCTACCGCGAGCGGGCCTACCGCACGCCGGACCGCCTCCAGCTTCTGGAAGAGCGCCTGGTCGTCAACAAGGAGCGCTTCCGCGCCGGGGCCGTCGAGATCGGCAAGCACGTCGAAACCCGTCAGGAGCAGGTCAACGTGGGCCTCCAGCGCGAGGAAGTCGTCATTGAGCGTCACCCCGTGACCGAAGCCCGCCCGGTCGAGGGCGCGGTGCTGGGCGCGGCGAGCGAGACGGTGCGCGTGGACCTCGAAGCCGAGCGGGCCAATGTTGGCAAGCAGGCCTACGTGGTCGAGGAAGTCGAGATCGGCAAGCGCACCGTGACCGACACCCAGACCGTGACCGAGACCGTGGGCCGCGAAGTGCTCGACGTCAACAAGACGGGCGAAGTGCGCCTGCAAGACGGCGACACCACCACCAGCACCACCATGACGGACACCGACCGCAACAACGGTCGCCGCTGA
- a CDS encoding YsnF/AvaK domain-containing protein, which yields MDDHRPDHDRPTDAALREQDERRELIERLRLHEERALVEVVPETVGAVTIRRVVTERQENVPITLRREHLEITVRENTGGQATLNGEELEVGRVYEVPLYEERALIEKQVYPFSDVTIAKEARVYTQTQEITLRREELAVEDPQGLVRERTMPTPLDPDPTR from the coding sequence ATGGACGACCACAGACCCGACCACGACCGCCCCACCGACGCGGCCCTGCGCGAGCAGGATGAGCGCCGTGAGCTGATCGAGCGCCTGCGCCTGCACGAGGAACGTGCCCTCGTGGAGGTCGTGCCCGAGACGGTCGGTGCCGTTACCATCCGCCGCGTGGTCACCGAGCGTCAGGAAAATGTGCCCATCACCCTGCGCCGCGAACACCTCGAAATCACCGTGCGCGAGAATACCGGCGGGCAGGCGACCCTCAACGGCGAAGAGTTGGAGGTGGGCCGCGTCTACGAGGTCCCGCTGTACGAGGAACGGGCGCTGATCGAAAAGCAGGTCTATCCCTTCAGCGACGTGACCATCGCCAAGGAAGCCCGCGTGTACACCCAGACCCAAGAGATCACCCTGCGCCGCGAGGAACTCGCCGTGGAGGACCCGCAGGGGCTGGTGCGCGAGCGGACAATGCCCACTCCGCTCGACCCCGACCCCACCCGCTGA
- the mnmD gene encoding tRNA (5-methylaminomethyl-2-thiouridine)(34)-methyltransferase MnmD has protein sequence MTDADPSPAGPILLTPDGSRTALSARYGEAYGSRHGAAAQARHVFVEGSGTHEHPCPRVLEVGFGLGVNFRATLAECARRGVPLEYVAYEFDPAPVAVLREVAEGSEGADDPAWEGVLAGWGGPDPLTVRVPGVSLTVRFEDIRTAPLPQDWATALYLDGFSPARNPEVWTPEVVGRLASALAPGGVLTTYSAAGHVRRALAAAGLEVERRPGPPGKREHLRAVRR, from the coding sequence ATGACCGACGCCGACCCTTCTCCTGCCGGACCCATCCTGCTGACCCCCGACGGCTCACGCACCGCCCTGAGCGCCCGCTACGGCGAGGCCTACGGCTCTCGGCACGGGGCAGCGGCGCAGGCCCGGCATGTCTTCGTGGAGGGGAGCGGCACCCACGAACACCCCTGCCCCCGCGTGCTGGAGGTGGGCTTCGGGCTGGGCGTCAACTTCCGAGCGACGCTAGCGGAATGTGCGCGGCGCGGCGTCCCGCTGGAGTACGTGGCCTACGAGTTCGACCCCGCGCCCGTGGCCGTGCTGCGGGAGGTGGCCGAGGGCAGCGAGGGGGCCGACGATCCCGCGTGGGAGGGGGTGCTGGCGGGGTGGGGCGGACCGGACCCTCTGACCGTTCGGGTGCCCGGCGTCTCCCTCACCGTCCGGTTCGAGGACATCCGCACCGCGCCGCTCCCCCAGGACTGGGCCACCGCCCTCTACCTCGACGGCTTCTCGCCCGCCCGCAACCCGGAAGTCTGGACGCCCGAGGTGGTGGGGCGGCTGGCCTCGGCCCTGGCGCCGGGGGGCGTGCTGACGACCTACAGCGCCGCCGGACACGTGCGCCGGGCGCTGGCGGCAGCGGGTCTGGAGGTCGAGCGCCGCCCCGGTCCCCCCGGCAAGCGCGAGCATCTGCGGGCGGTGCGGCGGTGA
- a CDS encoding FAD-dependent oxidoreductase, translating to MRVLVVGGGVAGAAVAYFAAQGGAQVTVVDAGIHAASHVPSALLNPVRGQSGQVDGRALEGLALTWALVRELEAAGWSIPHGQEGVLRPVPDERTRAKFARNLPPALPHRWLTPGDFPASLSPGWPHALLIPAGGWLDGAAFCAGLLDVSGAEVVRGRAVAWDAHSITLEEGPRLQGDALVWCGGAVGSGWASEAGTHRAGTLLTLDRPATALPVSFGAYLAPRAGGTGVLGATFEVPTPTWQEPTLPAASLRWLLNRGDALADLRGVRVTGRWSGIRLSGLVAGRQPDGVWRLSGLSSKGFLLGPLLARHVAGDVLRETAT from the coding sequence GTGAGGGTGCTCGTCGTGGGCGGCGGCGTCGCGGGCGCGGCGGTGGCGTACTTCGCGGCGCAGGGGGGGGCGCAGGTGACGGTGGTGGACGCTGGGATTCACGCGGCGAGCCACGTGCCTTCCGCCCTGCTCAACCCGGTGCGCGGGCAGTCGGGACAGGTGGACGGGCGGGCATTAGAGGGCCTCGCGCTGACCTGGGCACTGGTGCGCGAGTTGGAGGCGGCGGGCTGGTCCATTCCCCACGGTCAGGAGGGCGTGCTGCGCCCGGTGCCCGACGAGCGCACGCGGGCCAAGTTCGCGCGGAACCTCCCCCCGGCCCTCCCCCACCGCTGGCTGACGCCGGGGGACTTTCCTGCGTCCCTCTCCCCAGGCTGGCCGCACGCCCTGCTGATCCCGGCAGGGGGCTGGCTGGACGGCGCGGCCTTCTGCGCGGGGCTGCTGGACGTGAGCGGGGCGGAGGTCGTGCGGGGTCGGGCGGTCGCCTGGGACGCCCACTCGATCACACTGGAGGAAGGTCCCCGGCTCCAGGGCGACGCGCTGGTCTGGTGCGGCGGCGCGGTGGGGTCGGGCTGGGCGAGCGAAGCGGGCACCCACCGGGCAGGCACGCTGCTCACGCTGGACCGCCCGGCCACGGCCCTCCCGGTGAGCTTCGGGGCGTACCTTGCACCGAGGGCCGGGGGAACGGGCGTTCTGGGGGCGACGTTCGAGGTCCCGACGCCGACCTGGCAGGAGCCGACCCTCCCCGCCGCTTCACTGCGCTGGCTGCTGAACCGGGGGGACGCGCTGGCTGACCTGCGCGGCGTGCGGGTGACCGGACGCTGGAGCGGCATCCGCCTCTCCGGGCTGGTGGCCGGACGGCAGCCAGACGGCGTGTGGCGGCTCTCCGGGCTGAGCAGCAAGGGCTTTTTGCTGGGGCCGCTGCTCGCGCGTCACGTTGCGGGTGACGTGCTGCGGGAGACCGCAACGTAA
- a CDS encoding isocitrate/isopropylmalate dehydrogenase family protein, translating to MAKYRICLIEGDGIGHEVIPAARRVLEAAGLDAEYVTAEAGYEYFLDHGTSVPQATYEAVENTDATLFGAATSPSGEKPDGFFGAIRHLRRKYNLYANVRPTRTRPVPGAYENVDLVIVRENTQGLYVEQERRYGDTAIADTVITKDASDRIGKFAADLALKRRKKLTVVHKANVLPVTQGLFMDSVLEQAQGVQGLTTNTMIVDNAAMQLVRNPSQFDVMVMTNMFGDILSDLAAGLVGGLGIAASGNVGDQFGIFESVHGSAPDIAGQGISNPTATMLASVLMLDHIGAHDVARRIDEAVNTVLTEGPRTRDLGGTAGTKEFTDAVIARL from the coding sequence ATGGCGAAGTACCGCATCTGTTTGATTGAGGGAGACGGCATCGGCCACGAAGTCATCCCCGCCGCCCGCCGCGTGCTGGAAGCCGCTGGCCTCGACGCCGAGTACGTGACCGCCGAGGCGGGCTACGAGTACTTTCTCGACCATGGCACCAGCGTGCCGCAAGCCACCTACGAGGCCGTGGAGAATACCGACGCGACCCTTTTCGGCGCGGCGACCAGCCCCAGCGGCGAGAAGCCCGACGGGTTCTTCGGCGCGATTCGCCACCTGCGGCGCAAGTACAACCTGTACGCCAACGTGCGCCCCACCCGCACCCGCCCGGTGCCCGGCGCCTACGAGAACGTGGACCTCGTGATCGTGCGCGAGAACACCCAGGGCCTGTATGTCGAGCAGGAGCGGCGCTACGGCGACACCGCGATCGCCGACACCGTGATCACCAAGGACGCCAGCGACCGCATCGGCAAGTTCGCCGCCGACCTCGCGCTGAAGCGCCGCAAGAAGCTCACGGTGGTCCACAAGGCCAACGTGCTGCCCGTCACCCAGGGCCTCTTTATGGACAGCGTGCTGGAGCAGGCGCAGGGCGTCCAGGGCCTGACCACGAACACCATGATCGTGGACAACGCGGCGATGCAGCTCGTGCGCAATCCCTCGCAGTTCGATGTGATGGTCATGACGAACATGTTCGGGGACATCCTCTCCGACCTCGCCGCCGGGCTGGTGGGCGGGCTGGGCATCGCCGCGAGCGGGAACGTCGGCGATCAGTTCGGCATCTTCGAGAGCGTGCACGGCTCGGCGCCAGACATTGCCGGGCAGGGCATCTCCAACCCCACGGCGACCATGCTGGCGTCGGTGCTGATGCTCGACCACATCGGGGCGCACGACGTGGCCCGCCGCATTGACGAGGCCGTGAACACGGTGCTCACTGAGGGGCCGCGCACCCGTGACCTCGGCGGCACCGCCGGAACGAAGGAGTTCACGGACGCGGTGATCGCGCGGCTGTAG
- a CDS encoding phospho-N-acetylmuramoyl-pentapeptide-transferase — translation MMVVAALLSWFLVGLFIRVSRARGWGQPIRADGPQTHLKKEGTPTAGGVAFVLALALVFFPLYLTGNAGGERELLIMLAALAMGVIGGIDDLLKIVSRMRGKGKKELLAREKFPLQFLVGLVFAFFAAPLASHEVLPSLGPVLDVILLTLVMVGAVNAFNFTDGLDGLLAGVAMIVLLPLLAVSPVSALMVAVLLGFLWFNAHPARVFMGDMGSHAIGAVAAGAYVLYADVWLLPLAAIIPVVAVLSVAIQVISFKTRGKRVFKMSPIQHHFELSGWPETHVTTRFWVITAVATALVWWILGGRP, via the coding sequence ATGATGGTCGTGGCGGCTCTTCTCTCGTGGTTTCTTGTGGGCCTCTTTATCCGCGTCAGTCGGGCGCGGGGCTGGGGCCAGCCCATCCGGGCGGACGGGCCGCAGACACACCTGAAAAAGGAGGGAACGCCCACGGCGGGCGGCGTGGCTTTCGTGCTGGCGCTCGCGCTGGTGTTCTTCCCGCTGTACCTGACCGGGAACGCGGGCGGCGAGCGCGAGCTGCTGATCATGCTCGCGGCGCTGGCGATGGGCGTGATCGGCGGGATTGACGACCTGCTCAAGATCGTCTCGCGGATGCGCGGCAAGGGCAAGAAGGAACTGCTGGCCCGCGAGAAGTTCCCGCTGCAATTTCTGGTGGGGCTGGTCTTCGCCTTTTTCGCCGCGCCGCTCGCCTCGCACGAGGTCTTGCCCAGCCTGGGGCCGGTCCTCGACGTGATCCTGCTGACACTGGTGATGGTGGGCGCGGTCAACGCCTTCAACTTCACGGACGGGCTCGACGGGCTGCTGGCAGGAGTCGCCATGATCGTGCTGCTGCCGCTGCTGGCGGTGTCGCCCGTCTCGGCGCTGATGGTGGCCGTGCTGCTGGGCTTCCTGTGGTTCAACGCGCACCCGGCACGGGTCTTTATGGGCGACATGGGCAGCCACGCGATCGGGGCGGTCGCGGCGGGGGCTTACGTGCTGTACGCCGACGTGTGGCTGCTGCCGCTGGCGGCGATTATCCCGGTGGTCGCCGTGCTGAGCGTGGCGATTCAGGTGATCTCGTTCAAGACGCGGGGCAAGCGCGTCTTCAAGATGAGCCCGATTCAGCATCACTTCGAGCTGAGTGGCTGGCCCGAAACGCACGTCACCACCCGCTTCTGGGTGATTACAGCGGTGGCGACCGCATTGGTGTGGTGGATTCTGGGGGGCAGGCCGTAG
- a CDS encoding class I SAM-dependent methyltransferase, translating into MKPPDLPALLARRAHLPAGGTTVYRAAHTTETGGLFALDLAGDAAVLSLYADLSSGEEARLAAACGALPGVAGVYLKRRPAEARHAANVAREWLTPPEPVWGEARPEVTALEAGVPFLIRPGGDLSIGLFTDARPLRAWVRAHAPEGGRVLNTFAYTCGFGLSAALGGAGVVKNVDLSRKVLVWGQENYALSGLPAPDADFLYGDVFEWLGRLRKRGDRFDLVVLDPPSFARGKTGIWRAERDYARLAALAAEVTAPGGRVLAVTNHAGLSGAAFERMVAAGLTEAERRGQLLTRLGAGEDYPGAAHLKAGVWALN; encoded by the coding sequence GTGAAGCCCCCCGACCTCCCGGCCCTCCTCGCCCGCCGTGCCCATCTGCCCGCGGGGGGCACGACCGTGTACCGGGCGGCGCACACCACCGAGACGGGGGGCCTCTTCGCGCTGGACCTCGCGGGGGACGCGGCGGTGCTGAGCCTGTACGCGGACCTGTCGTCGGGGGAGGAGGCGAGGCTGGCGGCGGCGTGCGGTGCCCTGCCCGGTGTGGCGGGGGTGTACCTCAAACGCCGCCCGGCCGAGGCCCGGCACGCGGCGAACGTGGCCCGCGAATGGCTCACGCCCCCTGAGCCGGTCTGGGGCGAGGCGCGGCCCGAGGTGACCGCGCTGGAGGCGGGGGTGCCCTTCCTGATCCGGCCGGGCGGCGACCTCAGCATCGGCCTGTTCACGGACGCCCGGCCGCTGCGGGCCTGGGTACGGGCGCACGCGCCGGAGGGCGGGCGGGTGCTGAACACCTTCGCCTACACCTGCGGCTTCGGCCTCAGCGCGGCGCTAGGCGGGGCGGGGGTCGTCAAGAACGTGGACCTCTCGCGGAAGGTGCTGGTCTGGGGACAGGAGAATTACGCGCTGAGCGGCCTTCCGGCTCCCGACGCGGACTTCCTGTATGGGGACGTGTTCGAGTGGCTCGGCAGGTTGCGCAAGCGGGGCGACCGCTTCGACCTCGTGGTGCTCGACCCGCCCTCCTTCGCGCGGGGGAAAACGGGGATATGGCGGGCCGAGCGCGACTACGCGCGGCTGGCGGCGCTGGCGGCGGAAGTGACCGCGCCGGGGGGCCGGGTGCTCGCCGTGACGAACCACGCGGGGTTAAGCGGCGCGGCTTTCGAGCGAATGGTTGCAGCCGGGCTGACGGAGGCCGAGCGGCGGGGCCAGCTCCTCACCCGGCTGGGCGCGGGCGAGGACTATCCCGGCGCGGCCCACCTCAAAGCCGGAGTGTGGGCGCTGAATTGA